In Edaphobacter paludis, a single window of DNA contains:
- a CDS encoding leucyl aminopeptidase produces MDAKLLFQDAAGFATPMLAVFAVDIATANDAEPLPALLSTSDAVTDAAEKVMASGEFKAGLGETLLLHAPNGLKAERLLLVGMGKAKSLSVDEVRKAGGAAVRAAKPRGLRQIAIVFPEDHALSDEHLDELPCMLMSRALIEGASLADPDYDTYKSDRKDTALQTLSILAKETEKSTRAEIQQGFDEGLIVAAAQNFTRSLVNEPGNVLTPTVLGQRAAAMCAEMGLKCEVFSTEKLHELKMGAFWAVAQGSAEPPALIVMTYEPKLEKGKSPVKDAPVMGLVGKGITFDTGGISIKPADGMEKMKYDMAGAAAMIGAMRAIAQLKPKVKVISVICSAENMPDGKSFKPGDVVTAMSGKTIEIVNTDAEGRLVLADGLHYAKTLGCTHLIDAATLTGACVVALGMLNAGLFSNNEEACERFQNSLKTSGEKFWRLPCTDDYREQINSQIADIRNTGGTRWGGAITAALFLKEFVGDTPWVHLDIAGCAWNEEVKPAIAKGPTGIAVRSILEWVRSYSA; encoded by the coding sequence ATGGATGCGAAGCTTCTCTTTCAGGATGCGGCCGGGTTTGCTACACCCATGCTTGCGGTATTTGCTGTAGATATTGCCACGGCGAATGATGCAGAACCACTGCCGGCTCTGCTATCCACGTCGGACGCGGTGACGGATGCCGCCGAGAAGGTCATGGCATCGGGCGAGTTCAAGGCCGGTTTGGGCGAGACTCTGCTGCTCCACGCTCCAAATGGACTGAAAGCCGAGCGACTGCTGCTCGTAGGCATGGGCAAGGCCAAATCGCTCTCTGTCGATGAGGTCCGCAAAGCGGGCGGTGCCGCAGTGCGCGCAGCCAAGCCACGCGGCCTGCGCCAGATTGCGATCGTCTTCCCCGAGGACCACGCCTTGTCTGACGAGCATCTCGACGAGCTGCCGTGCATGTTGATGTCGCGGGCCTTGATTGAGGGCGCATCGCTGGCCGACCCTGACTACGACACCTATAAGAGCGACCGTAAAGATACCGCCTTGCAGACGCTCTCGATTCTTGCCAAGGAGACAGAGAAATCAACCCGTGCGGAGATTCAGCAGGGCTTCGATGAAGGCCTGATCGTGGCTGCGGCGCAGAATTTTACCCGGTCGCTGGTCAATGAACCGGGCAATGTGCTGACGCCGACCGTGCTCGGCCAGCGTGCGGCGGCGATGTGCGCCGAGATGGGATTGAAGTGCGAGGTCTTCTCGACAGAGAAGCTGCATGAGTTGAAGATGGGTGCCTTCTGGGCGGTAGCGCAAGGATCGGCCGAGCCTCCGGCGCTCATCGTCATGACGTATGAACCTAAGCTCGAAAAGGGCAAGTCTCCCGTCAAAGACGCTCCAGTAATGGGGCTGGTGGGCAAGGGCATCACGTTCGATACAGGCGGAATCTCCATCAAACCTGCCGACGGCATGGAGAAGATGAAGTACGACATGGCCGGGGCCGCTGCCATGATCGGCGCCATGCGCGCCATCGCCCAGTTGAAACCGAAGGTGAAGGTCATCAGCGTCATCTGCTCGGCGGAGAACATGCCCGACGGCAAGTCATTCAAGCCCGGCGACGTGGTAACCGCCATGTCCGGCAAGACCATCGAAATTGTAAACACCGACGCCGAGGGCCGCCTGGTGCTTGCCGACGGTCTGCACTACGCAAAGACCCTGGGGTGCACCCACCTTATCGACGCAGCGACCTTGACCGGCGCATGCGTGGTTGCGCTGGGAATGTTGAATGCCGGATTGTTCTCGAACAACGAGGAGGCCTGCGAAAGATTCCAAAACTCGCTGAAGACCTCGGGCGAAAAATTCTGGCGGCTTCCCTGCACCGATGATTATCGCGAACAGATCAACAGCCAGATTGCAGACATCCGGAACACCGGCGGAACGCGCTGGGGTGGAGCGATTACGGCGGCGCTGTTTCTGAAGGAGTTCGTAGGAGACACACCTTGGGTGCATCTCGACATCGCCGGATGCGCATGGAACGAAGAGGTCAAGCCCGCAATTGCTAAGGGCCCGACCGGAATTGCGGTGCGTTCAATTTTGGAGTGGGTGCGCAGCTATTCAGCATAG
- the thiD gene encoding bifunctional hydroxymethylpyrimidine kinase/phosphomethylpyrimidine kinase, translated as MQTVLTIAGFDPSSGAGVTADLMVFAAHDLFGTSCITSLTVQSTMGVKAAYPIRPETVRATLDCLEEDLPSSGIKIGMLAMEETVATVADFLSVLRSRGSRIPVVLDPVLRSSSGRELLEEDGVEVLRKRLLPLVDWVTPNIDELGILTGRRVSGRGDVPDAARALQAAGQGLNVFATGGHLTPPDDFLLTAAGGTWWLPGARIDSTSTHGTGCALSSALLCGLVTGKGSHEAAVGAKLYVAEAIRTAAGLGKGKGPLNHLWTLGRFSE; from the coding sequence ATGCAGACTGTGTTGACGATTGCCGGGTTCGATCCCTCTTCGGGCGCTGGAGTGACGGCGGATCTGATGGTGTTTGCGGCGCACGACTTATTTGGAACTTCCTGCATTACCAGCTTGACGGTGCAGTCCACGATGGGGGTCAAAGCGGCATATCCGATACGGCCGGAGACGGTGCGGGCGACGCTCGATTGCCTTGAGGAAGATCTTCCGAGTTCGGGCATCAAGATTGGGATGCTTGCCATGGAAGAGACTGTTGCCACTGTGGCTGATTTTCTGAGCGTTTTACGGAGCCGTGGGAGCCGGATCCCGGTGGTGCTGGACCCGGTCTTGCGATCGAGTTCGGGCAGGGAACTGCTGGAAGAGGATGGAGTGGAGGTCCTGCGCAAGCGGCTGCTGCCGCTGGTGGACTGGGTGACTCCCAATATTGATGAGCTGGGAATTTTGACTGGAAGGCGAGTGTCGGGGCGCGGAGATGTCCCGGATGCGGCGCGAGCGCTTCAGGCTGCAGGCCAAGGGTTGAATGTCTTTGCTACTGGAGGTCATCTGACGCCCCCCGACGATTTTCTGCTGACAGCGGCGGGCGGGACGTGGTGGCTCCCGGGAGCGCGGATCGATTCGACTTCGACGCATGGAACGGGGTGTGCGCTTTCGAGCGCGCTTTTATGCGGGCTGGTGACGGGGAAGGGTTCACATGAGGCTGCGGTAGGGGCGAAGCTATATGTGGCCGAGGCAATACGGACGGCGGCAGGGTTGGGAAAAGGGAAAGGGCCGCTGAATCATCTTTGGACGCTGGGGCGGTTTTCAGAATGA
- the smpB gene encoding SsrA-binding protein SmpB, translated as MPRSLSNPTVAHQPKPVVKAKDRDPVAAGMRDAAFNRSASFNYFLSDKVEAGVALRGTEVKSIREGKANLKDAYGLLKDGECFLLNAHIGPFSHGNAMNHDSLRTRKLLLHKAEVRKLEAMTRQKGFTLIPTRLYFRNGRVKCELALAKGKQEWDKRATERKREADNEAKAAVARSQRR; from the coding sequence ATGCCTCGCTCACTTTCCAACCCTACCGTCGCCCATCAGCCCAAGCCCGTAGTGAAGGCGAAGGACCGCGATCCGGTGGCAGCCGGCATGAGGGACGCCGCGTTCAATCGCTCGGCAAGCTTCAACTATTTCCTCTCGGACAAAGTCGAGGCCGGCGTCGCTCTGCGCGGGACCGAGGTCAAATCCATCCGCGAGGGCAAGGCGAATCTGAAAGATGCCTACGGGCTACTGAAGGACGGGGAATGCTTCCTGCTCAATGCCCACATCGGCCCCTTCTCTCACGGCAATGCGATGAACCATGATTCACTCCGCACCCGAAAGTTATTGCTGCACAAAGCCGAGGTGCGGAAGCTCGAAGCCATGACCAGGCAGAAGGGCTTTACCTTGATTCCGACACGACTCTACTTTCGCAATGGCCGGGTCAAGTGCGAACTCGCCCTCGCCAAGGGTAAGCAGGAATGGGACAAGCGTGCGACCGAGCGCAAGCGCGAGGCCGACAACGAAGCCAAAGCCGCCGTCGCGCGGAGTCAGCGGCGCTAG
- a CDS encoding type 1 glutamine amidotransferase domain-containing protein: protein MSILGKEESGKLKGKRVAIVATEGFEQVELTKPKKALEDAGAQVDVIAPKAGIKSGKIKGWDMTDWGESVKVDVELSEAKEGSYDALLLPGGVMSPDKLRMDPQAVAFIKSFFTANKPVAAICHGSWTLIEADVVRGKTLTSWPSLQTDLRNAGAKWVDQEVVEDNGLVTSRKPDDLPAFNKTVIELFSRATQHAAA, encoded by the coding sequence ATGAGCATTCTCGGCAAAGAAGAGAGCGGAAAGCTAAAAGGCAAACGCGTGGCGATTGTGGCCACAGAGGGTTTCGAGCAGGTTGAGCTAACCAAACCGAAAAAGGCTTTGGAGGACGCTGGAGCACAGGTCGACGTCATTGCTCCAAAGGCCGGAATCAAATCGGGCAAGATCAAAGGGTGGGACATGACCGACTGGGGTGAGTCCGTCAAAGTTGACGTAGAGCTTTCCGAGGCGAAGGAAGGGAGCTACGACGCGCTTCTGCTCCCTGGAGGAGTGATGAGCCCGGATAAGCTTCGGATGGATCCACAGGCCGTCGCTTTCATCAAGAGCTTCTTCACGGCGAATAAACCGGTTGCGGCGATCTGTCACGGCTCGTGGACACTGATCGAGGCGGACGTGGTGCGCGGAAAGACGCTTACTTCGTGGCCGTCGTTGCAGACCGACCTTCGCAATGCAGGCGCCAAATGGGTTGATCAGGAGGTCGTCGAAGACAACGGTCTAGTGACGAGCCGCAAGCCGGACGATCTTCCTGCCTTCAATAAGACGGTAATAGAACTTTTCAGCCGGGCAACTCAACACGCTGCCGCATGA